One Synechococcus sp. PROS-9-1 DNA window includes the following coding sequences:
- a CDS encoding cupin domain-containing protein: MNERNPAEVVEKLVEEWKLQPHPEGGWYRELHRSSLLVVRPDQQQRCAISTILYLLDAGSLSRWHRVSHADEVWTHLQGAPLSLWCLKPEADQATREVLSMHNPVQVIPADHWQAAKAEGPYSLVSCCVGPGFSFEDFTMLRDLPDSERPTAALPDLL; this comes from the coding sequence ATGAATGAACGCAACCCAGCTGAAGTCGTTGAAAAGCTGGTTGAGGAATGGAAGCTGCAACCGCATCCTGAGGGTGGCTGGTATCGCGAGCTGCATCGGAGCTCTTTGCTCGTGGTTCGACCTGATCAGCAACAGCGCTGCGCCATCAGCACGATCTTGTACCTCTTGGATGCAGGATCGCTTAGCCGCTGGCACAGGGTGAGCCATGCCGATGAGGTATGGACCCATCTGCAAGGAGCACCCCTAAGTCTGTGGTGCCTCAAGCCGGAGGCTGATCAGGCCACTCGAGAGGTGTTGTCGATGCACAACCCTGTTCAGGTGATTCCAGCGGATCACTGGCAGGCCGCTAAGGCTGAAGGTCCTTACAGCCTTGTGAGTTGCTGTGTTGGGCCTGGATTCAGCTTTGAAGATTTCACCATGCTCAGAGATCTTCCAGACAGCGAACGTCCAACGGCAGCGCTACCTGATCTGCTCTGA
- a CDS encoding bifunctional 4-hydroxy-2-oxoglutarate aldolase/2-dehydro-3-deoxy-phosphogluconate aldolase, with protein MYELLSTSDRQQWLMASLRRQPLIIVLRPKESDLLGPFLQSLLCHRLDQLVDLGVRHIEIAWMDHLRWSDLIATIRLRHPTVQLGVASVTSQRGLQAVIDLDLPYAMSPLLDQGLVSMAHQHNCCLVPGVMTPTEIRQALVLGCHLVKLFPALVLGLDYHRQISAPMGDLPFMIAAGGLTVADLDPWLSAGYDAIALGRGVLNTTAAVDDLRHWLT; from the coding sequence ATGTACGAATTGCTGAGTACGTCTGATCGTCAGCAGTGGTTGATGGCTTCTTTGCGCCGTCAGCCACTCATCATTGTTTTGCGGCCCAAGGAGAGTGATCTCCTTGGGCCGTTTTTACAGTCACTGTTGTGTCATCGCCTCGATCAATTGGTTGATCTGGGTGTCCGTCACATTGAAATTGCCTGGATGGATCACTTGCGTTGGAGTGACCTGATAGCGACGATCCGTCTGAGGCATCCAACCGTTCAGCTGGGAGTGGCATCTGTCACGTCTCAACGCGGTCTCCAGGCGGTCATCGATCTCGATTTGCCCTATGCCATGTCGCCGCTGTTGGATCAGGGTCTGGTCTCGATGGCCCATCAACACAACTGTTGTCTCGTTCCTGGTGTGATGACGCCAACCGAAATTCGGCAGGCGTTGGTTCTTGGTTGCCATCTTGTGAAATTGTTTCCAGCGCTTGTGCTGGGCCTCGATTACCACCGGCAGATTTCAGCGCCGATGGGGGATCTGCCCTTCATGATTGCGGCTGGAGGTTTGACTGTGGCCGACTTGGATCCGTGGCTATCGGCTGGTTACGACGCCATCGCCCTCGGTCGCGGCGTGCTCAATACCACGGCCGCCGTCGACGACCTACGTCATTGGTTGACGTGA
- a CDS encoding glycosyl transferase, which translates to MDFQQGLIATIHDYGLGKLDLPDFRRQLSQRPTSLLIPCLMEEFSRPALGLIREVLSELSGLEELVIALSADNSDDVAAAEAFFSDMPFPVRVHWTNGPAVAESLQSLQTLGLNVTGPPGKGWAVWQGLGVACRNAEIVGLFDADIRTFSPAYPQRMLRPLLDPSLGVAYVKAFYSRLSLETQTLHGRATRLFVGPLLTSLEQIFGPMPYLRYLQSFRYPLAGEFAFTRDLAMNLRIPSDWGLEIGLLSEVYRHVAPRRIAQVDLGLFDHKHKTLGNAPSEGLQRMAGEIFATVLRGLMEHEGRMLSADQIPTLEVLFRRVGEDRVQQFGLDSTINRLPYNRHSEELAVQSFATLLRPKVEELMVAPVAHQLPSWSRLLCCTERLQADLTEAGQQRNTIAAPNRTPRTHYRRPLKACPPRRPAAAA; encoded by the coding sequence ATGGATTTTCAGCAGGGATTAATCGCCACGATTCACGACTATGGCCTCGGGAAACTGGATCTCCCAGACTTTCGCCGTCAGCTCAGTCAACGGCCAACATCCTTGTTGATCCCTTGCCTGATGGAGGAATTCAGCCGTCCTGCGCTCGGACTGATCCGTGAGGTTCTGTCAGAACTAAGCGGCCTAGAAGAACTCGTGATCGCACTATCCGCAGATAACAGCGACGACGTCGCTGCAGCGGAAGCATTCTTTTCTGACATGCCATTCCCTGTGCGCGTGCACTGGACGAATGGTCCTGCCGTTGCCGAATCACTGCAGTCACTTCAGACCCTCGGCCTCAACGTGACCGGACCACCTGGCAAAGGCTGGGCTGTTTGGCAAGGGCTTGGTGTGGCTTGCAGAAACGCGGAGATCGTTGGACTCTTCGATGCCGACATCCGCACCTTTTCACCGGCCTACCCCCAAAGAATGCTGCGACCGTTGCTGGATCCCTCGCTCGGTGTGGCCTACGTGAAAGCGTTCTACAGCCGCCTTTCGCTCGAGACCCAAACTCTCCATGGCAGAGCAACTCGCCTTTTCGTAGGTCCACTCCTCACCAGCCTGGAGCAGATCTTTGGCCCGATGCCATATCTGCGCTATCTCCAATCCTTCCGCTACCCGTTAGCCGGCGAGTTCGCGTTCACCAGAGATCTGGCCATGAATTTGCGCATTCCCTCCGACTGGGGACTCGAGATCGGTTTGCTTTCAGAGGTGTATCGCCATGTAGCTCCTCGACGCATCGCCCAAGTGGATCTTGGACTGTTTGATCACAAGCACAAAACACTTGGCAATGCTCCTTCCGAAGGCTTGCAACGCATGGCCGGTGAAATTTTTGCCACGGTGCTTCGTGGGCTCATGGAGCATGAAGGTCGGATGTTGTCTGCAGACCAGATCCCAACCCTTGAAGTGCTGTTCCGACGGGTCGGGGAAGACCGTGTTCAGCAGTTTGGCTTGGATTCAACCATCAATCGTCTGCCATACAACCGACACAGCGAGGAGCTTGCGGTCCAAAGCTTCGCCACCTTGTTGCGTCCCAAAGTGGAGGAATTGATGGTGGCGCCTGTGGCCCATCAGCTGCCGAGCTGGTCGAGGTTGCTGTGCTGCACCGAGCGCTTACAAGCAGACCTCACCGAAGCAGGCCAGCAACGAAACACCATTGCAGCGCCCAACAGAACGCCACGAACTCATTACCGTCGCCCCCTAAAGGCCTGTCCACCTAGACGTCCTGCCGCAGCGGCATGA
- the aroC gene encoding chorismate synthase — MGSSFGELFRISTFGESHGGGVGVIVDGCPPRLELDLEAIQADLDRRRPGQSRITTPRKEADQVEILSGLLDGVTLGTPIAMVVRNKDQRPQDYKDMEVAFRPSHADATYQAKYGIQARSGGGRASARETIGRVAAGAIARQLLRKANGTEVIAWVKRIHDLEASIDPSSVTPEQVESNIVRCPDPGMAEQMIERIEAIGQEGDSCGGVIECVVRQASTGLGMPVFDKLEADLAKAVMSLPATKGFEIGSGFAGTLLKGSAHNDAFLPTQDGSLHTATNYSGGIQGGISNGEAIVIRVAFKPTATIRKEQQTINAAGEATTLSAKGRHDPCVLPRAVPMVEAMVTLVLADHLLRQQGQCSLW, encoded by the coding sequence ATGGGCAGCAGCTTCGGAGAACTATTTCGGATCAGCACCTTTGGGGAATCGCATGGTGGAGGCGTGGGCGTGATCGTGGATGGCTGCCCGCCCAGGCTGGAGTTAGACCTTGAAGCCATTCAGGCCGACCTCGACCGCAGACGGCCTGGTCAAAGTCGTATCACCACACCGAGGAAAGAAGCAGACCAGGTTGAGATTCTGAGCGGATTACTGGATGGGGTCACCCTGGGCACACCAATTGCGATGGTGGTGCGCAACAAGGACCAACGACCTCAGGATTACAAAGACATGGAAGTGGCCTTTCGCCCCTCCCATGCCGATGCCACGTATCAGGCGAAGTACGGCATCCAGGCACGCAGCGGCGGCGGCAGGGCCTCTGCGCGGGAAACGATCGGACGGGTTGCCGCGGGAGCTATCGCCAGGCAGCTTCTCAGGAAAGCGAATGGCACCGAAGTGATCGCTTGGGTAAAGCGAATCCACGATCTCGAGGCGAGCATTGATCCCAGCTCAGTCACACCCGAACAAGTGGAAAGCAATATCGTGCGCTGCCCTGACCCAGGGATGGCCGAACAGATGATTGAACGGATTGAAGCGATCGGCCAAGAGGGAGATTCCTGCGGCGGAGTGATTGAGTGCGTGGTGCGGCAAGCGAGCACAGGGCTGGGAATGCCCGTGTTCGACAAGCTGGAGGCTGACCTCGCCAAAGCCGTGATGTCACTGCCCGCTACCAAGGGCTTTGAAATCGGATCAGGCTTCGCAGGCACTCTGCTGAAGGGCAGTGCCCACAACGATGCCTTCCTACCCACCCAGGACGGAAGCTTGCATACGGCCACGAACTATTCCGGAGGGATTCAGGGAGGAATCAGCAATGGGGAAGCAATTGTGATCCGCGTGGCCTTCAAGCCAACAGCCACCATTCGCAAGGAGCAGCAGACCATCAACGCGGCAGGGGAGGCCACCACGCTCTCAGCCAAAGGACGCCACGACCCTTGTGTCTTGCCAAGAGCCGTTCCGATGGTGGAAGCGATGGTGACCTTGGTGCTCGCCGATCACCTGCTCAGGCAGCAAGGGCAGTGCAGCCTCTGGTGA
- the sat gene encoding sulfate adenylyltransferase — protein MTASSLSSQRSGVIAPYGGTLVDLMVSATEHAALKASATTSIECSDRNACDVELLVVGGFSPERGFMHQADYDSVVAGHRTTTGYLFGLPIVMDTDREDVAVGDKVLLKYKGQDLALLTVGDKWEPDKVVEAKGCYGTTSLEHPAVRMIATERRRYYLGGLIQGLQLPERVFPCKTPAEVRAGLPDGEDVVAFQCRNPIHRAHYELFTRALHAQNVSENAVVLVHPTCGPTQQDDIPGAVRFQTYERLAAEVDNSRIRWAYLPYAMHMAGPREALQHMIIRRNYGCTHFIIGRDMAGCKSSLSGDDFYGPYDAQNFAKECAPELTMETVPSLNLVFTDEEGYVTAEHAEARGLHVKKLSGTQFRKMLRSGEEIPEWFAFRSVVEVLRAS, from the coding sequence ATGACTGCCAGTTCCTTGTCCTCGCAGCGCTCCGGGGTGATTGCTCCTTACGGAGGCACCTTGGTGGATTTGATGGTGTCAGCCACGGAGCATGCCGCTCTGAAAGCTTCTGCTACCACAAGCATCGAATGTTCCGATCGCAATGCCTGTGATGTTGAGCTGCTTGTGGTGGGTGGATTCTCTCCAGAGCGAGGATTCATGCATCAGGCCGACTACGACTCCGTTGTGGCCGGGCACCGCACCACGACTGGTTACCTGTTTGGGTTGCCGATCGTGATGGATACCGACCGTGAGGACGTGGCGGTTGGAGACAAGGTTTTGTTGAAATACAAAGGTCAGGACCTCGCTCTTCTCACCGTTGGAGATAAGTGGGAACCCGACAAGGTTGTCGAGGCCAAAGGCTGCTACGGCACCACCTCGCTAGAGCACCCGGCGGTGCGCATGATCGCCACAGAGCGCCGTCGTTACTACCTCGGTGGCTTGATTCAGGGCTTGCAACTCCCGGAGCGTGTCTTCCCTTGCAAGACGCCTGCTGAGGTGCGCGCCGGTCTCCCTGACGGCGAAGACGTGGTGGCATTCCAGTGCCGAAATCCGATTCATCGCGCCCACTACGAGCTCTTTACCCGTGCACTGCACGCCCAAAACGTCAGTGAAAATGCGGTCGTTTTGGTCCACCCCACCTGTGGGCCCACCCAGCAGGACGACATCCCTGGCGCCGTTCGCTTCCAGACCTATGAACGCCTGGCCGCAGAAGTGGATAACTCGCGCATTCGTTGGGCCTATCTGCCGTACGCGATGCACATGGCTGGTCCGCGTGAAGCCCTGCAGCACATGATCATTCGCCGGAACTACGGCTGTACTCACTTCATCATTGGCCGCGATATGGCTGGATGTAAGTCCTCTCTCTCTGGGGATGATTTTTACGGTCCGTATGACGCGCAGAATTTCGCCAAAGAGTGTGCCCCTGAACTCACCATGGAGACCGTGCCCTCCTTGAATCTCGTCTTCACCGATGAAGAGGGGTACGTCACTGCGGAACATGCGGAGGCCCGAGGTCTGCATGTCAAAAAGCTCAGCGGCACCCAATTCCGCAAGATGCTTCGCAGTGGCGAGGAGATTCCAGAGTGGTTTGCGTTCCGCAGCGTGGTTGAGGTCCTTCGGGCCTCCTGA
- the ftsH3 gene encoding ATP-dependent zinc metalloprotease FtsH3 yields MNKRWRNVGLYVLLVVVVIVVGTAFLDRPDPATAARTLRYSDFVESVQEDQVSRVLLSPDRGTAQIVETDGRRAEVNLAPDKDLLKMLTDHNVDIVVQPSRQPGAWQQAATSLIFPVLLLGGLFFLFRRAQGGGGGGGNQAMNFGKSKARVQMEPTTQITFGDVAGIEGAKLELTEVVDFLKNPDRFTAVGAKIPKGCLLVGPPGTGKTLLAKAVAGEAGVPFFSISGSEFVEMFVGVGASRVRDLFEQAKKNAPCIVFIDEIDAVGRQRGAGLGGGNDEREQTLNQLLTEMDGFEGNTGIIIIAATNRPDVLDSALMRPGRFDRQVTVDRPDYAGRLQILGVHARSKTLSKDVDLDKVARRTPGYTGADLANLLNEAAILAARRQLTEVSNDEISDAIERIMVGPEKKDRVMSERRKRLVAYHEAGHALVGALMPDYDAVQKISIIPRGNAGGLTFFTPSEERMESGLYSRTYLQNQMAVALGGRVAEEIVYGEDEVTTGASNDLQQVASVARQMVTRFGMSDKLGPVALGRAQGGMFLGRDIAAERDFSEDTAATIDSEVSDLVDVAYHRATKVLNDNRSVLDELAEMLVESETVDSQELQDLLIRRDVRIAEYV; encoded by the coding sequence TTGAACAAGCGTTGGCGCAATGTGGGGCTCTACGTCCTGCTCGTAGTGGTAGTGATCGTTGTGGGTACGGCGTTCCTTGACCGTCCCGACCCTGCAACGGCAGCTCGCACGCTGCGGTACAGCGATTTTGTGGAATCTGTTCAGGAAGACCAGGTCAGCAGAGTTTTGCTCTCTCCCGATCGTGGAACTGCTCAGATCGTTGAGACCGATGGTCGTCGTGCGGAGGTCAACCTCGCTCCCGACAAGGATCTGCTGAAAATGCTGACGGATCACAACGTTGACATTGTTGTGCAGCCCTCCCGTCAGCCAGGCGCCTGGCAGCAAGCTGCGACCAGTTTGATCTTCCCGGTGTTACTGCTCGGCGGTCTGTTCTTCCTGTTCCGCCGTGCCCAGGGAGGTGGCGGTGGCGGTGGAAACCAAGCCATGAATTTTGGCAAGAGCAAGGCTCGGGTCCAAATGGAGCCCACCACTCAAATCACGTTTGGCGATGTCGCTGGAATTGAAGGCGCCAAGCTTGAGCTCACTGAGGTGGTTGATTTCCTCAAGAATCCAGATCGTTTCACCGCTGTAGGAGCAAAAATTCCTAAGGGTTGTTTGCTCGTTGGTCCTCCCGGTACAGGTAAAACCCTGCTCGCCAAAGCAGTGGCCGGTGAAGCCGGTGTTCCCTTCTTCTCGATCTCAGGTTCTGAGTTTGTGGAGATGTTTGTTGGTGTTGGTGCCAGCCGTGTTCGCGACCTGTTTGAGCAGGCCAAGAAAAATGCACCTTGCATTGTGTTCATCGATGAGATCGATGCTGTCGGTCGTCAGCGTGGCGCTGGCCTCGGCGGCGGCAACGATGAGCGGGAGCAAACCTTGAACCAGCTCCTGACGGAGATGGATGGCTTTGAAGGCAATACCGGAATCATCATCATTGCGGCAACCAACCGCCCTGACGTGTTGGATTCAGCTCTGATGCGTCCAGGTCGTTTCGACCGCCAAGTCACGGTTGATCGTCCTGATTACGCCGGTCGCCTCCAAATTCTTGGCGTCCACGCCCGCAGCAAAACGCTGTCGAAGGATGTGGACCTCGACAAGGTGGCTCGCCGCACCCCTGGTTACACCGGTGCTGACTTGGCCAACCTTCTCAATGAAGCCGCCATCCTTGCCGCCCGCCGCCAACTCACTGAGGTGAGCAACGACGAGATTAGTGATGCGATCGAGCGCATCATGGTGGGCCCCGAGAAGAAAGATCGGGTGATGAGCGAGCGTCGCAAGCGTTTGGTTGCGTATCACGAGGCAGGCCATGCCCTGGTGGGTGCACTGATGCCTGATTACGACGCCGTTCAGAAGATTTCGATCATTCCCCGTGGCAACGCCGGTGGTTTGACCTTCTTCACTCCGAGCGAAGAAAGGATGGAATCTGGTCTTTACTCACGCACCTATCTCCAGAACCAAATGGCTGTGGCGTTGGGCGGACGGGTTGCAGAAGAAATCGTCTACGGAGAAGACGAGGTCACAACGGGTGCCTCCAATGATCTCCAACAGGTGGCTTCCGTGGCCCGTCAAATGGTTACCCGTTTTGGCATGAGCGACAAGCTTGGTCCTGTTGCCCTTGGCCGTGCGCAAGGAGGGATGTTCTTGGGTCGCGACATCGCGGCTGAACGTGACTTCTCAGAGGACACCGCCGCCACGATTGATTCCGAGGTGTCGGATCTTGTTGACGTGGCCTATCACCGTGCCACCAAGGTGTTGAACGACAACCGTTCTGTGCTTGATGAGCTCGCTGAAATGCTGGTTGAAAGCGAAACTGTGGATTCTCAGGAACTACAGGATCTGTTGATCCGACGTGATGTACGAATTGCTGAGTACGTCTGA
- a CDS encoding alpha-amylase family glycosyl hydrolase, whose amino-acid sequence MLIAYADTVSAHDQPGLRCLQALLHEHFSGLSAVVHVLPFLRATSDGGFAVASHEEIAQRFGDWNDLAALAEGRQLMADLVLNHISASHPWVRAFQKGEQPGAQCVLAAAPNPCWDKVVRPRSSALFTTLATDRGPETVWTTFGPDQVDVNWREPEVLLGFTRLLDLFCSYGVQWLRLDAVGFVWKQPFSDCIHQPQAHRLVEVLRLLLESRCPQGVVVTETNVPEQENLSYLTTGSEAHLAYNFPLPPLVLEACLSRRADLLNDWLARWPQLPQQTGLLNFTACHDGIGLRPLEGLMESDRLLQLLQQCEQRGGLVSHRRLADGLEVPYEINISWWSAMAAPGRDPSHHQRARFLLTQLLLLTLPGVPAFYLPALLATPNDNARFRISGHRRDLNRPQFQLDRLERLLADLESDTSQVVAALQQAMAVRRGQAALDPFAPMTVLSQGRSDVVILRRGEGASTLFAIHNFSDVRLSFPLSTLADSSGSVWHDVLTGHSFVAGQTALDLEPFAVHWLIR is encoded by the coding sequence GTGTTGATTGCCTACGCCGATACGGTGAGTGCCCATGATCAGCCGGGGCTCCGTTGTTTGCAGGCCCTACTGCACGAGCATTTCAGCGGTCTCTCAGCGGTTGTGCATGTTTTGCCCTTCTTGCGCGCAACCAGTGATGGAGGGTTTGCCGTTGCCAGTCATGAAGAGATTGCCCAACGCTTTGGTGATTGGAATGATTTAGCCGCGTTGGCGGAAGGTCGCCAGTTGATGGCTGATTTGGTCCTCAATCACATTTCAGCGTCTCACCCCTGGGTTCGGGCTTTTCAGAAGGGAGAGCAACCTGGAGCGCAATGTGTGTTGGCTGCTGCTCCCAACCCTTGTTGGGACAAGGTGGTGCGTCCACGTAGTTCCGCTCTCTTCACCACTCTGGCGACAGATCGGGGGCCAGAAACGGTCTGGACCACGTTTGGGCCCGATCAAGTGGATGTGAACTGGCGAGAGCCTGAGGTGTTGCTGGGATTCACACGCCTGCTCGATCTTTTTTGCAGTTATGGCGTCCAATGGTTGCGTCTGGATGCCGTGGGGTTTGTTTGGAAGCAGCCCTTTAGTGACTGCATCCATCAGCCTCAGGCCCACCGGTTGGTGGAAGTGTTGCGCCTTCTCTTGGAATCGCGATGTCCTCAGGGAGTGGTGGTAACGGAAACGAATGTTCCCGAGCAGGAAAATCTGTCTTATTTGACCACTGGTTCAGAAGCGCACCTCGCCTATAATTTTCCCTTGCCTCCGCTTGTCCTCGAGGCCTGTCTCAGTCGTCGTGCTGATCTGCTGAACGACTGGCTAGCGCGTTGGCCTCAGCTCCCACAACAGACAGGGCTGCTCAATTTCACGGCCTGTCACGACGGGATTGGTTTGCGGCCACTTGAAGGTTTGATGGAATCCGATCGATTGCTTCAGTTGCTGCAGCAATGCGAGCAGCGGGGTGGTTTGGTGAGTCACCGGCGCTTGGCCGATGGACTGGAGGTTCCCTATGAGATCAACATCAGTTGGTGGAGTGCCATGGCGGCTCCAGGGCGGGATCCATCACACCATCAACGCGCGCGTTTTTTGTTGACGCAGTTGCTGCTGTTGACGTTGCCCGGTGTGCCTGCGTTCTACCTGCCGGCATTACTGGCAACTCCGAATGACAATGCTCGCTTTCGCATTAGCGGTCATCGGCGCGATCTCAACCGTCCTCAGTTTCAACTCGACCGTTTAGAGCGATTATTGGCGGATCTCGAAAGCGATACCAGTCAGGTGGTGGCGGCACTGCAACAAGCGATGGCTGTCCGTCGTGGCCAGGCGGCGTTAGATCCCTTTGCCCCGATGACGGTCCTGAGTCAAGGCCGCTCTGATGTGGTGATTTTGCGGAGGGGGGAAGGGGCAAGCACTCTGTTTGCGATTCACAATTTCAGTGATGTCCGCCTCAGTTTCCCCTTGAGCACCCTGGCTGATTCCTCAGGATCTGTTTGGCATGACGTGTTGACCGGGCATTCTTTCGTTGCGGGCCAAACGGCTCTCGACCTTGAGCCATTTGCTGTGCATTGGTTGATTCGATGA